In Acaryochloris thomasi RCC1774, the DNA window TGGCAATGATTCGTTGTTTGGCTGTACAGGTGATGACACCTTGGATGGCGGCATCGGTGATGACACGCTAGATGGTGGTGCTGGTGTTGACCTGTTGATGGGTGGCTTGGGCGATGACCTCTTGTTTGGCGGTGGCGGCGACGATACGCTGCAAGGTCAAGAAGGTGATGATACTCTCAACGGTGGTAAAAATGGCGATGACCTCCTTGAAGGTGGTGCAGGCGATGACTCCCTTTGGGGTGGTTCCGGCCTTGATACCGTTGATGGCGGTAGTGGCAACGACTTTGTCGGCGATGGCGATGGTAACGGTTTACTGCTGGGCGGTAGCGGCAATGATTCGCTTTGGAGCGGTAATGGTGACGATACGCTAGAGGGCGGAATCGGCGACGATACGCTCAATGCTGGTGCTGGCAACGACATCCTTGAGGGTGGTGATGGTGATGATTCTCTGTTTGGTGCCGACGGTTCTGATGTGCTTCGCGGTGGTGAGGGCAATGACACGCTAATTGGTGGTAATGATTCTGCTGGTGGCGACCTGGTCTTTGGTGAAGCTGGTAATGATTTATTGTTTGGCTGTACAGGAGATGACACGCTATATGGCGGTATCGGTGATGACAGTCTAAATGGTGGCAGCGGTATTGATTCTCTTTTCGGTGGTGAGGGCAACGATACCCTCTCTGGCGGTGCTGGGGCCGACTCGTTAGTTGGGGGTATAGGTAACGACAGCCTTAATGGTGGGACTGGCTCTGACATCCTTTACGGCGGTGACGGTGACGATACATTGATTGGCGGCAATGATGCTCCTGGCGGTGACTTGCTGTTTGGCGAAGCCGGTGATGATTTAATGTTTGGCTGCACAGGTGATGATACGCTCTACGGCGGTGTTGGTAATGACAATATCAATGGCGGCAGTGGTGATGATTCATTGATCGGTAGCTTTGGTAACGATAGCCTCAAAGGTGGCAGCGACGGCTCCGATATCCTTAATGGTGGTGAGGGAGACGATACGCTGATTGGTGGTAATGATTCGAGTGGCGGTGACCTGCTATTTGGTGGCGCTGGCGATGACTTGATGTTTGGCTGCACGGGCGATGATACGCTCTACGGCAATGCCGGAAACGACACGCTTGGCGGCGGCACCGGAGCGGATCTTTTGAGTGGCGGCATGGGCAATGACGACCTTCGTGGCGGTGATGACGACGATATTTTGATGGCTCATGCGGGTAACGATACGCTCAATGGCGGTGCTGGCAATGACCTCCTTGAAGGCAGTGGTGGTGATGACTCTCTTTGGGGTGGGGCAGGCCGCGACACCGTTGATGGTGGGGCAGGCCATGATGTGGTCAAAGATGGCGATGGCAATGGCTTACTCCTCGGCGGCAGCGGCAATGACTATCTCTGGAGTGGTAATGGTGACGATACGTTAGAGGGTGGAGACGGTAACGATACGCTCAATGCTGGTTTTGGCAACGACATCCTTGATGGCGGCAGCGGTAATGATTCGCTCTTTGGTGCGAACGGGGCCGATCTGCTACGAGGGGGCTTCGGTAATGACACGCTCATTGGCGGCAATGACTCTAGCGGTGGTGATCTTGTCTTAGGTGAAATGGGACAGGATCTGCTGTTCGGTTGTACGGGGGATGACACTCTCTATGGTGGCATTGGCAACGATACGCTCCGAGGTGGGAGAGATAATGACCTTCTTATCGGAGGATCAAATAACGATTTGCTTTCAGGAGGACTTGGATCCGATATCTTCCGGTTTGAGTCGTCTGCTGATGGTGCCGATATTATTGAGGATTTCTCTGTTGCGGATGATTCAATTGAACTGCTCGCCAGTGGCTTCGAGGGACTATCGCTTGGAACGCTTTCAGATTCTGCGTTTACATTAGGTTCGGCGGCTGCAGATCAAAACGATCGGTTTGTCTACAATCGCAGCTCCGGTGAGCTGTTCTTTGATGCTGACGGCAGCGGTGCTGGCGATCAAACGCTGCTAGCGACGCTAAGCAACAAAGCCAACTTGGGTGCGGACAATATTCAGATTGTCTAGGGCCTGAGGCTGCTCGGGTGCTAATCATGGTGCCCGAGCAGTTTGCTTTTGTTTTCAAGTGAATTTGATGTCGCTAAAGTGCTGGAATTGCTGCCGTCGCCATTGGGTATCTAACTTGCGATCGCATCTCACTTCCAGCACCCGTATGCCCTCTGTTGGCAGCGGATTGATCAATTGAATTAGATGCTCCCAAGACTGAATGCATGTATGGGCAACACCATGGGTCGCACCCAGTTGGGCAAAGTCAACCTGCTGGGGTGTGGCGAAAAAAGTTTCAAAAGTAGAATCAAACTGAGCAATGGGGAGCATCTCAAAAATGCCGCCCCCATTGTTATTGATCAAAATAATTGTTAGATGTCCCTCCAGCGAATGCAAAAAGCCGTTGGTGTCGTGGAGTAGGGCTAAGTCTCCGGTGAGTAGGACGGTGGGACGGTGGCGATGGGCAATGCCTAAAGCCGTCGAAAGTGTTCCGTCAATGCCGTTGGCTCCGCCACGGTTGCCGTAGGGCTGAATGTTGAGATCGTTTGGTTGCCAGAAAGATTCTGCGTCTCGTACCGGCATACTGTTAGCGATGAACAGCGGCGTGTGGGAGGGCAAATATTGAGAAAGAACCCACGAGACTTTGGGCTCTAAAAGTTCATCTGTTTTTGCCAGAGTTTGCTCAACGTCTTGACGGGTTTCTTGATCTGCCGTCAACCATTGTTTGATATAGGCGTTCGCACTTCTATCTTGTTCCGATTGATCCTGGGCTATAGGCGGTCGCGGTAGAGCCTCTGCTAGCTGCTGAATGCTGAGCGGAAGATGCTTGATTCGACTGTGTAGGGGATCAAGATTGTGGTGCTCAGGCGCTATTAACCACTGCAGGGGATCGGTCTTTTGTAGCCAGGATCTAAGGATTTTGCTAGTGGGAAGTTCGCCGATGCGAATCACGAAATTTGGAGTCAGACGATGGGCCAGGTCTGAATTGCGCAGCATCAGGTCATAGCTGCTCACCAATAGAGGATTGAGGTGAGCAAAGTTTCTCAGGGGAGAAAGACCTTCCGCGAGGATCGGCCAATTGAGGTGTTGAGCAAGGGTTGCGATCGCAACGCAATATTCTTTAGCCTGCAGAGGCTGAGCTGGACCCGCAATAATGATGCCCCGCTCACACTGCCGCCACTGTGCCCAGATCGTCTCAGGAATTTTGACCCGAGCTAGGGTTGGCTGCGTCTGAACTGCTGCAAAGAAATGCTCAGCATCAAACCCTGATGCTAAAGACTGGGTTTTGAGATCTGGGATTGGCGCTAGGGGATCACGGAAAGGAATATTGAGATGGACGGGGCCTGGGGTGGGACGTTGCGATCGCATCCAGGCATACACCATTGTTTGCCGCAGATAGGCCAGCCGCTCCGGTTCAGGGTTAGGTAAAGACAATTCGGCCTGCCAGCTCGGGTAATGGGCGAACATCTTTACCTGATCAATGGCCTGCCCTGCATGGCAGTGACGCAGTTCCGGTGGCCGGTCGGCGGTGAGAATCAACAGCGGCACTCGACCTTCGTGGGCCTCAATAATAGCGGGATAGAAGTTGGCTCCTGCCGTTCCAGAGGTGCAGATTAGAGCGACGGGGATGCCGGTGCGGCGGGCCAGGCCTAGGGCAAAGAATGCGGCAGAGCGCTCATCAAGGATGGGGATTGCTTCGATGTGGAGATGTTCCGCTGCTGCAACGGCCAAAGGGCCAGACCGAGAGCCGGGGCAAATGATGGTGGTCTCTAACCCCAGACGCTGCAAGGTCTCGATCAGCAATGAGGACCACAGCATATTTAGATTTCTGAAATCTAGGGTCATAGTGGGTCCGACTCTGGCGTAGGTCCATCGCCGCTGTTGAATTGCGAAAGCCAGAGATCTGCGAGAGCAATGGCGGCTGAATTAAGCGGACGGCTGAACTCCAGAATAGTATGATGCCTACGGTCTTGAATATTTCGAGGCTAAACCAAGGGTAGGAAGAGCCGTATGAGCATAAATTCGCGTCGCAGGCTTTCGCCGCGATGGTGGCGCTGGGGTGGACAGGCCGTTGTTCTCCTCTTGGTGGGCTACGGAATTCTTTATTTGGGCCTCAATTTAGCCCTTAACCTGCAGCGTTTGAATCTGCCCTTTGGCTTTGACTTCTTAGAACGACAGGCGGGATTCAGCATTGGCGAAACGCCGATTGCCTACCAGCCCACGGATTTCTACGCTCGGGCGCTGTGGGTGGGGCTGCTGAATTCATTGAAAGTAATGGGGACTGGTCTAGTTTTGACCACCGTTGTCGGGATCACGGTGGGGATCGCCCGTCTGTCTAATAATTGGCTGGTGCGGCAGCTCGCCCTAGTCTACGTCGAAGTTTTGCGAAATACGCCGCTATTGCTGCAGCTCTTGTTTTGGTACTTTGCGGTGTTTCTGGCGCTGCCGAATTTTTCCGATCGAATTCAGTGGCCGGGACCGATCCTATTAAGTAATCAAGGCATTTTGATCCCGTGGCTGCAGATCAATTCTGCTACGGGCGTTTGGAGCCTTTGTTTATTACTGGGGGGGATCGGCGCGGTCTTCCTGTGGAAGCGTCAGGCTCGACAGCAGCTTGAGCAGGGACGCCCCGGACAGTTGAAGACTTGGCCTCTAGGTGCGATCGCACTTTCGATCTTCATCGCGCGCATCTGGACCCAGCAGGCTCCTTTAACCCTTTCGCTGCCGCAAGTGACGGCAGGGCGGGCAACGGGGGGATTAACGCTGTCGTCAGAGTTTGCCACGTTGTTGGTGGGGCTAACGTTGTATACGGCAGCCTTTATTGCTGAGATTGTTCGTGCTGGCATTACCGCCGTCAATCAGGGGCAGCGGGAGGCGGCTCAGGCGCTGGGCCTAAAGCCTGGTATCACAATGCGTCTGGTGATTTTTCCGCAGGCGTTGCGGGTGATTGTGCCGCCGCTGACCAGCCAGTATTTGAATTTGGCGAAGAATTCGAGTCTTGCGATCGCAATTGGCTTCCCTGATATCTATGCGGTGGCCTCAACCACCTTTAACCAGACGGGTCGAGCCGTAGAGGTCTTACTATTGCTGATGGCAACCTATCTCACTATCAGCCTACTCATCTCGCTCCTGATGAACCTCTACAATCGCAGCATTCAACTGGTGGAACGATGAAAACGCTTCCTTCTCCTGAGGCTGCTTGGCTGTGGCTGCGGCGTAATCTATTTAGCACTTGGTACAACGTTGTCCTGACGCTTCTATGTATATGGGTTCTGGTACAGGGCAGCATCGGCTTTATCCACTGGACGATTTTACAGGCCCAGTGGTCCGTCATCTCTGTGAATCTGCGTCTATTCTTGGTGGGGCGCTTCCCGATTACTGAACTGTGGCGGGTCTGGGGTGCGCTATGCCTTGTGGTGGCTGTGGTGAGCCTATCTTGGGGGGTGGTACAGCAGTTCAGTCGTCAAGCATTGACGATCATGGCCTTTGCTTTGCTTGGCTCT includes these proteins:
- a CDS encoding calcium-binding protein, coding for MINLNGTTENDTLQGGLGADSLFGGADGSDVLRGGEGNDTLIGGNDSAGGDLVFGEAGNDSLFGCTGDDTLDGGIGDDTLDGGAGVDLLMGGLGDDLLFGGGGDDTLQGQEGDDTLNGGKNGDDLLEGGAGDDSLWGGSGLDTVDGGSGNDFVGDGDGNGLLLGGSGNDSLWSGNGDDTLEGGIGDDTLNAGAGNDILEGGDGDDSLFGADGSDVLRGGEGNDTLIGGNDSAGGDLVFGEAGNDLLFGCTGDDTLYGGIGDDSLNGGSGIDSLFGGEGNDTLSGGAGADSLVGGIGNDSLNGGTGSDILYGGDGDDTLIGGNDAPGGDLLFGEAGDDLMFGCTGDDTLYGGVGNDNINGGSGDDSLIGSFGNDSLKGGSDGSDILNGGEGDDTLIGGNDSSGGDLLFGGAGDDLMFGCTGDDTLYGNAGNDTLGGGTGADLLSGGMGNDDLRGGDDDDILMAHAGNDTLNGGAGNDLLEGSGGDDSLWGGAGRDTVDGGAGHDVVKDGDGNGLLLGGSGNDYLWSGNGDDTLEGGDGNDTLNAGFGNDILDGGSGNDSLFGANGADLLRGGFGNDTLIGGNDSSGGDLVLGEMGQDLLFGCTGDDTLYGGIGNDTLRGGRDNDLLIGGSNNDLLSGGLGSDIFRFESSADGADIIEDFSVADDSIELLASGFEGLSLGTLSDSAFTLGSAAADQNDRFVYNRSSGELFFDADGSGAGDQTLLATLSNKANLGADNIQIV
- a CDS encoding amino acid ABC transporter permease encodes the protein MSINSRRRLSPRWWRWGGQAVVLLLVGYGILYLGLNLALNLQRLNLPFGFDFLERQAGFSIGETPIAYQPTDFYARALWVGLLNSLKVMGTGLVLTTVVGITVGIARLSNNWLVRQLALVYVEVLRNTPLLLQLLFWYFAVFLALPNFSDRIQWPGPILLSNQGILIPWLQINSATGVWSLCLLLGGIGAVFLWKRQARQQLEQGRPGQLKTWPLGAIALSIFIARIWTQQAPLTLSLPQVTAGRATGGLTLSSEFATLLVGLTLYTAAFIAEIVRAGITAVNQGQREAAQALGLKPGITMRLVIFPQALRVIVPPLTSQYLNLAKNSSLAIAIGFPDIYAVASTTFNQTGRAVEVLLLLMATYLTISLLISLLMNLYNRSIQLVER
- the menD gene encoding 2-succinyl-5-enolpyruvyl-6-hydroxy-3-cyclohexene-1-carboxylic-acid synthase gives rise to the protein MTLDFRNLNMLWSSLLIETLQRLGLETTIICPGSRSGPLAVAAAEHLHIEAIPILDERSAAFFALGLARRTGIPVALICTSGTAGANFYPAIIEAHEGRVPLLILTADRPPELRHCHAGQAIDQVKMFAHYPSWQAELSLPNPEPERLAYLRQTMVYAWMRSQRPTPGPVHLNIPFRDPLAPIPDLKTQSLASGFDAEHFFAAVQTQPTLARVKIPETIWAQWRQCERGIIIAGPAQPLQAKEYCVAIATLAQHLNWPILAEGLSPLRNFAHLNPLLVSSYDLMLRNSDLAHRLTPNFVIRIGELPTSKILRSWLQKTDPLQWLIAPEHHNLDPLHSRIKHLPLSIQQLAEALPRPPIAQDQSEQDRSANAYIKQWLTADQETRQDVEQTLAKTDELLEPKVSWVLSQYLPSHTPLFIANSMPVRDAESFWQPNDLNIQPYGNRGGANGIDGTLSTALGIAHRHRPTVLLTGDLALLHDTNGFLHSLEGHLTIILINNNGGGIFEMLPIAQFDSTFETFFATPQQVDFAQLGATHGVAHTCIQSWEHLIQLINPLPTEGIRVLEVRCDRKLDTQWRRQQFQHFSDIKFT